The sequence cctttgaaatttcttctaataaaacatcatctaatattaagtctgaagatatattcctaagaaaactttcatatttttcttgtttttctttgtcactcagaaCCTGATGCTACTCATTACTTTGATGTTGCTCCATTTCAACGTCttcttctaagagctcaatcttaatttcttctataggctcattagcctcttgttctatgggttcaataacctattttcctttattcttatgctaatcaatttctaaacctatttttaattctcttttcaaagtgtcacttgccttttgctgcattctaagagattggagttcttggttcattttagtaaacttaccaagtaatgactcatggtccctagagatgacttgaaggttgtgctcaagagaatgaatatgttgccggttttggtggaaattaaaattaaagctatcaaactcttgttccaatgctctaattaatttttcatgacctaacctcatgcttggctgcttaatttggatattccaaaaattatctaagagaaccTACTGCCTATCAGAAAGCCCTGGTACCCTTAACCTATATCTCAAAATTGGATTTCTGATTCTttcaacaatattgccattaaagttgaacgtaggtactggtggtgatgctggtctgctcatgctattttgaaatccacTGAATGGTGGAGGTTGATGATGCATCATCATACCATTAAAAGAAACTCTTCTGCCTTGCAGCCTTGTGCTATTTGCTGATGATGGTCCATGATATTCCATAcatgttcaacaaattaatcttgataagatatcagctaatgtattatcattaccttttatatgttcaaaaattggtttaaaaccatttcctgtaattgaatcaataaaattaacccatcttcgggttgcctgtttattagcatgtatcttgttataatgagaaactatattttgacaatctgttctaatcgtaaatacttcattatgtaaaaataaagaaaatgcttcaaggtactttactattataattatactattaaaatgctaaatttggctctgataccaaattcacAACGCATGCTTGGTTAAATAGTTggatgaccattataacaactagacatagaaccttgcacatggaactcgacatgtttcagcatgacggccactcacagtacaagtataaggccttaacgGCTGAACTCAAAGGTACgaagaactcagaggtaccctagctaatgtccagttatttgtatggcaagtattcaactataacaaagtgctcgaacaaagtatgatcgtcagtttagcaagttaataatataaccacaatagtgtttccctgttttggactagaagtctaattaaacaaacacactaaagaaggaaaagaaaacttacttaagacttggagattgcttgaatatgtacacttgaacttttattgatatatggaatgtttacaaagatagttgtttacaagaaagtgaTTACAAAGAAGTGTTTACAAGGATACTATGAAGGCTACGAATGCTTGAGTGTATGAAGTGGGTATGGTGTTTTCAGATATTGAGAGAGGTATCTTGCATAGGAGGAAAAGCTCCCTTATATACAAAAGCTGAttcctaaacaaaacaaaataacttATCAATATTTACAACTTTTTTGGATAGTGACAACACACTGTTTCTAAAAGCTGTCAGCACTATTTCTGAAAACTGCTGAAAGTCACGTGAACCCATATTGTCTTGGTTGCTGCAATGTTTGCCACCTCAACTGTGCCATGCAAATTTTTTCTGAAAGTGTCACCTTCATTGATGCAATCTTGCATGCATGTGTGAAGGGCATGATTGGAATTTTTTCTAAGTTTTGTCCTGATGATTAAAAAGAAAGTTTTTTgggtgttttggttagttttccaaaaACTAATTTGGTGCGTCTATCTTCCTCCAAGCAAGCCAGGTTCAGATTGTCTAATTGCCCCCTCATGCAAATAAAGAGTCGGTACTATGAAGTAGGAGTTGTATGAAAACTAGGAAATTAAGATCAAGATGTTGAGTTAGCTTGGCCATAGAGATGAGGAGAGAAACAagtaagaagaaagagaagaattTGGAAGGAGATCtcccttagaccatctccaatccttgggttaaaacataaaattttagcccataaaatttaagttttaacccagaaacagtttttctcgTTCAACTCTTTTGGGTTAAATATTTAgcccgagattattaaagaatgaatttaggataatttctttcttaaagtaactttttttaataaataaattatgtagactatcctaatttaattttatgaatattttaaccttaaaatattgaaaaatcactaaactgaTACCATAAAACTCGTAGAACACTACGAAAGAATATAAAAcatgtaaaataatttttttttaattactttttccgttggatttaaatttgaaccattatatatatattacctttggattttgatcaaattagattttaatcgttggattcaattaatttataaatataaaactaaaaaaaatatacatatatgatgagcTAGCCCCACTAACCCAAAGAGGAATCCTAGGCTAAATTTGtcccataaattagttttaacTTATACTTGACTCAAGGATTGGAGCAAGTTAAGATAAGtttagaatctaaaatttgaattttactcTAAAGATTGGAATTGGTCTTATGGTTGATTTGGGGGTGATAGCCAATAAATTGGTCTTATTGTTGATTTGGGGGTGACAGCCAATAAATTGGGCCGAATGGAAGTGTAATGTAATTCGGCTTTGTTCACTAAatatggcccaaataaaataacaatcAATTAAGTGAGAAAATGACCATTTAAGAAAATCCATTTAGAGTATAAGAGATTTgtacaaaataattaataattatcaTCTGTAAGTATTTTATAACACAgctcaaaaaaattaataacatattTAACATAGGATTATTACATAAACACTTTAGAAATATAGGTCTTCATAGCTGGGTCACCAGTGTTGAAGGTGCCCACCCATGTGCAAAGAAGTATGCTGCATTGCAGACTTCCTAACAGAGTTCATTTAAACTTGTTTGGAAGCATTTATATAGAAAAAACTTTTACTTATAATTGTTCAATTAATATCAAACTCGTCGTAGATTCAAACCTAACTAGAATTTTTCATTTATTCGCGAAGAAGATTCAAATATAAGAATTTTCACCAAGAGACTGCAGTACTTGGTGACTCTTCTCCCTTGTTATTAAAGAGATTTATTTTTAGCACAACTTatgtttcttaattttatttattaaatccaAAGGCTATTTTTTATCCGAATAAGCATTGAAACAAGAAAAATGCGGAAATCATTTTTAATGGGTACTTTCCAAAGctaaactttatttttattttcatgtttattttatttgaaaattcGAGTTTTTAGGAGTTTCAAAACcaagttgaatttttgtgtttgtaaatcaaattcaattcaaggttataaacatgtttgtcaACCCTTCGTGAGTAATAATTATGAATTTAACTATTTTTTGGTGTGATCCGTGAagtatataaaaaatttaatattgTTCTAAATATTTCACCCCTGTAATAACCCTTAAtctgaagggaaataatgagatttatagTGGGATTTCTAGTAACTAGCATACATATACAATtctaaatttatatacataagcaacggaagcatattatcacatattagtaaagctatagtcatgcaaatctccttcaagaagcataggttcatGTATGATGCATTAAacaaaatattgaagaacaaagtgaaagtTGAGTTTTacacctcttgatctagatattagaccaaggatggaccatctccaagctctttgttcttggaactccttgagtctagcctccctccttgttTCCTCCACCTTGATAGATTTGGAACTTCTTTGATTCTCCTctagtctccaaagtagaagacctctaaagatccacacccactagtgtagtgagatagatgttggaataaccaaaaggagaagagatgattaGCTATTTCCCCTCTTGGTGGCCGGTTATGtatgtgtagagagagagagagagagagagagagagagagagagagagagagagagagacttattTTTCTCTTGTTGAAAAGTTCACACAAAAAgccctaatgaaacttttcatTCAACTCTCTTTATAAAGGTAAAAGAAGTAAGTCAACTAAttgactctttctctctcttctttcctcaTCTTTGGCCGGCCCCTTAGTGTAGGTTTGGACTTTGGgtttttatcatttcaagtcatcctatgcttgaataaaaagcCTTGGGCCTGACGGGCCCGaatgaacccgaacttttctttaagcctgAAACGATCTTTCATCGcttctatgatttctttagactttctaattaatcatagcacctaattaatcaaattaatgaattccatcatcctttagttgtcttaccacaagagtgtattggtatataattgttttaggttttaattagcaaggcagtgaggtgattggtacCAATCCAATTAATTTGTATTTATCCAATCACtcagtgaattaaaacttacttttatttctccttcttctttgatgactacttatttaatcatctagaagaacccacaagccatgagtgacatctaaccatatatcatggctacccaagctaatgtagaatttggtcggagaacctattcagttggaattacaatataattcgatcattctctaatacaatactcacaatcacattactaggatATGGATActtaatgtcaaacccctaatgtgattatactagttatatgattcaattgggTCGTATAGGAACGCATTCCATCATtatgctcgatacttcggctgaagattcccgaattatatcttagagtattcttcctcttataacgaggattagagatccttTGTTGATCATTCATATGTTTCTAagaataaatcactgaccccaacaatgcataaaacacatccaagatgagatgtggtcacgtctcattatcaaatgatcatcaacgtatccccaagacaactatgatgtctcatgTCAaatgattacttacattattccaatcagtagagttacttgcttgacatgtgagtagacctctatgcaagtactctcgtttgattgtgttcagtgaactcattctcttaataagcacctacatacttatcttagtgtcactacacgaatggcttgagactttccatccttcccatttgaaggggacatagtatgtactggtctatgtattgtcagtgtccctctgacaatcctatgaccaggaaccttttggacatatggttatgtgaagaaggtctctacagtctaacatcattagattacttcttccattgatccattatccatggattcactattttggatgtatatcgtttattgagatagtcctaatgagTGACTTTGCCCTTTTGCTGTATTAGAGTTATCTACATATACAAccattgtcctgaaagatttcttctaAAGATTGATTTTCAAGGCATATCTCCAACATAATCCCCATATTAAATATGTTGCAAGTAGCCATCTAATACAGTAATGAAGAAGAGTGTTGTCATTGCACTACGACGACATGAATTCGAATCTTGTCGACTTcctaatctaacaaatttatcgtttgacaaaaaaaaatattaaatacttcattataaaagtttataaactAAATTACTATTTGGCATCGAGTATCTCTTCagaggacaaggattgtctgccctccatttTTCCATGTCCtttcatgccctcctattttgtgtgatcacagttaaaccacgttaacattttatattattttttttataaagataataaaataaaaatgaatagtaatataaaattttaacgtgacttaaccgtaaccacatATACAGGAGGACGTAAAAGGTCATGGAAAAATGAAGgcaaacaatccttgtccctcTTCAGAAATCCCAAAAATCGCAATATTTACTGTTTGGCGTTGGTTAAAAATATTCATGTCTTTGTCTCCCGAAATCCCAAAAATCTCGGTTCAGACTTAAGAGAACCACCACCTCCTCCAGCACCACCATCTCGCCGCACCGACTCACTCACTCTTCAATCTCAGACGTCCAATTCTCCGGCCAACCAAATGGCTCATCCACCGTACGATCCCTACTATCTACAGCCGCAACCGCAACCACAACCACAGGACTACAGTGACCGGAGCGCGATCAACACGCTCTTCGTCTCCGGCCTCCCGGACGACGTCAAAGCGCGTGAGATTCACAACCTCTTCCGCCGGCGCCCGGGCTTCGACTCTTGCCAGCTCAAGTACACGGGTCGCGGCAACCAGGTAAAGCTTTTCCCGTTTGTCTACATCTCTGAATATTTCTGTTTCTGTTTATTTTTTCCAGGGAAAATTGAACgaaaattttgtttatttgtttcagGTCGTTGCTTTTGCTACGTTCTTCAATCACCAGTCAGCAATGGCAGCTCTGCATTCGTTAAATGTGAGCAAAAATAATagcttcaaattttttttcttcatatatttaTGTGTGCATTTGCTATTTTATATGAGTAATTGAGCTTCTAATTAGGAATTTGTTAACATGAATCTTCTTTCTAATCTAATCTCTGTTaacaaagtgtgtgtgtgtaatgcTGTTATACATGATTTCGGAGAAATTTGGGCGGAAAAAGGAGGATTTCCAGATTTTATTTTAGCGGTTTTTTAGTGTTTTCGAATTCCATGAGTTCTGATTTTTCGTTCTATTTAGATGTTGGTGTTGAATGTCAAAGTTTCGAGTCTGAAAGAGGACTGTATCTATGATTCTATGCCTTTCAATGATATGACAAATGTATGAAACTTGGGTTATAATTGGTGTTTTGTCTGAGTTTGTATTTCCTTTGATGCAATCACCAGGGTGTGAAATTTGATCCTCAAACTGGGTCCCTGCTGCATATTGAACTTGCCAGATCAAACTCAAGAAGGAAGCGTAAACCAGGTTGATTTTAGCGTGTGATATTTATTGATATTAcaattttgcattttttatCGGAGACAATATAGTGAGATTTTTTACCTTTTCATATTCGTAATTAGCATGCTATGTGAACAGGTAGTGGAGCTTATGTTGTTATAGATAAAAGAACTAAAAAAGAGGCTGATACCCAAGAAACGTCTAGTGATGATGGTaatgtgctttcttctttttgaATTTCATTTCCCCCATTATGTTTGTGATTGTTAGTAACTCCTGTTTTAGAAAActtctatttctttttctcGTACGGTCTTAGATTTTTGTTATCTCTTACTTGTTCATGTGAATTGTGCATAA is a genomic window of Malus domestica chromosome 09, GDT2T_hap1 containing:
- the LOC103453553 gene encoding uncharacterized protein isoform X2 produces the protein MAHPPYDPYYLQPQPQPQPQDYSDRSAINTLFVSGLPDDVKAREIHNLFRRRPGFDSCQLKYTGRGNQVVAFATFFNHQSAMAALHSLNGVKFDPQTGSLLHIELARSNSRRKRKPGSGAYVVIDKRTKKEADTQETSSDDGESESDEPSETDKHDSGDKSDLATTKSGETAVDSENAVAAVNDQPEKHVDAGQCSTLFIANLGPNCTEDELKQVLSQYTGFNVIKLRAKGGMPVAFADFEEIEQANKAMDELRGSSLPSSDRGGMHIEYARSKMRKS